The Leptospira neocaledonica genome contains a region encoding:
- a CDS encoding ATP-binding response regulator has translation MVILVVDDSYQNRKLISAQLENGSRKICTASNGIEALEILENTEVDLIISDILMPQMDGYQFCSQVRQNEKIKHIPIIIYTATYTSESDEKLSFDLGADAFLKKPAGLKLLEETVTRLIKNPRSERDIKRLVMDSAPLRQYNHRLVEKLEEKNFELQKRSEELGYEIEERRRAERLNREGEELFKELTEAIHEVFWLTSLSKNEIIYVSQGYEQIWGKTRKSLLDNPISWMECIHPDDRDRVIESAKTRQVTGEYREEYRIIRPDGEIRWIRDKAFPVKNERGDTIRVAGVAEDITEHKLKESQLKEVEKRRAELEEQLIQAQKLESLGTLASGIAHDFNNILSIIMGHTSVIEISRNNPEKFSQHISALHVAAQRGASLVRQLLTFARKTEFNLEPAQINDIILEIGKLISQTFPKNIRLFTDFQENLPLVKVDANQIHQVLLNLCVNARDAMSEGGILSIETFLTDSESLKAGYSKSLAEKYVILRISDSGTGMNEKTKQRIFEPFFTTKDIGKGTGLGLALAYSVIENHKGWIEVESELGKGTTFFVYLPVSKDKSEVDIKSAPLESESLGGKESILIIEDEELLRDMLTDLLESKGYKVYLAVDGEDGVEQFLLRHSQISLVLTDLGLPKFGGGEVIKRIRAIHSSVKIVLASGFMEPELKVSLKDFGVSYFIQKPYLGTEILSCIRSALDQK, from the coding sequence ATGGTTATTCTAGTCGTAGACGACAGTTATCAAAATCGGAAATTAATTTCTGCTCAGTTAGAAAACGGGTCTAGGAAAATTTGCACTGCTTCCAACGGTATAGAGGCTTTAGAGATCTTGGAGAATACGGAAGTGGATCTGATCATTTCCGATATTCTAATGCCTCAAATGGATGGGTACCAATTTTGTTCTCAAGTGAGGCAGAATGAGAAAATTAAACATATTCCAATTATCATATATACTGCCACCTATACTTCCGAATCGGACGAGAAACTTTCTTTCGATTTAGGAGCAGACGCGTTTTTGAAAAAACCTGCCGGTTTAAAACTGTTAGAAGAAACAGTAACAAGACTAATCAAAAATCCCAGATCGGAGCGCGATATTAAAAGATTGGTTATGGACTCGGCACCTCTTCGCCAATACAATCACAGGCTTGTGGAAAAATTAGAAGAGAAAAATTTCGAACTCCAGAAGAGAAGTGAAGAATTAGGTTACGAAATAGAAGAGAGAAGAAGAGCAGAAAGGCTGAATCGTGAAGGTGAAGAATTATTTAAGGAACTTACGGAAGCAATTCATGAAGTATTTTGGCTAACTAGTCTTTCTAAAAATGAGATCATTTATGTCAGCCAAGGATACGAGCAGATTTGGGGAAAAACCAGAAAAAGCCTTTTAGACAATCCGATCTCTTGGATGGAATGTATCCATCCTGATGATAGGGATAGAGTAATCGAAAGTGCAAAGACTAGGCAAGTAACAGGGGAATATAGAGAAGAATATAGAATCATCCGTCCGGATGGAGAGATCAGATGGATAAGAGATAAAGCATTTCCTGTTAAGAACGAAAGAGGTGATACGATTCGAGTTGCGGGAGTTGCAGAAGATATTACCGAACATAAGTTGAAAGAATCCCAGCTAAAGGAGGTTGAAAAAAGAAGGGCGGAGTTGGAAGAACAACTGATCCAAGCACAAAAACTGGAAAGTTTAGGTACCCTGGCAAGCGGGATTGCTCACGATTTTAACAATATACTGTCTATTATTATGGGCCACACTTCGGTGATAGAGATTAGCAGGAATAACCCTGAGAAATTCTCCCAACATATCTCTGCCTTGCATGTGGCTGCTCAAAGAGGAGCTTCGCTAGTTAGACAACTCCTGACATTCGCCAGAAAAACGGAATTCAATCTGGAACCGGCGCAAATAAACGATATTATATTAGAAATTGGTAAATTGATTTCCCAGACATTTCCTAAGAACATTAGGCTTTTTACGGACTTTCAGGAAAATCTTCCTTTGGTTAAAGTGGACGCCAATCAGATCCATCAGGTTTTATTAAACTTGTGTGTGAATGCTAGGGATGCCATGTCGGAGGGAGGGATCTTGAGCATAGAAACCTTCTTAACGGACTCGGAAAGTCTAAAGGCTGGATATTCTAAAAGTTTAGCAGAAAAATACGTAATACTCCGGATCTCCGATTCCGGAACTGGGATGAACGAAAAAACAAAACAAAGGATATTCGAACCGTTCTTCACTACGAAAGATATAGGTAAAGGAACAGGATTAGGGCTCGCATTGGCATACAGTGTGATCGAGAATCATAAAGGTTGGATCGAAGTAGAATCCGAATTAGGAAAAGGAACTACATTCTTCGTATACTTGCCTGTATCGAAAGATAAATCGGAAGTAGATATAAAATCTGCTCCTTTAGAATCAGAGTCGCTAGGAGGAAAAGAAAGTATACTTATAATCGAAGATGAAGAACTCCTCAGAGATATGTTGACTGATCTTTTGGAGTCCAAGGGATACAAAGTATATTTGGCTGTAGACGGAGAAGATGGAGTGGAACAATTTCTTCTGAGGCATTCTCAAATCTCATTAGTACTAACGGATCTGGGTCTTCCTAAGTTTGGAGGAGGAGAAGTGATCAAAAGGATCAGAGCAATTCATAGTTCCGTTAAAATTGTTCTCGCAAGTGGATTTATGGAACCTGAGTTAAAAGTTTCCTTAAAAGATTTCGGAGTGAGCTATTTTATCCAAAAGCCGTATTTGGGCACAGAGATCCTTTCCTGTATACGTTCTGCTCTGGATCAAAAGTAA